The following proteins come from a genomic window of Theileria equi strain WA chromosome 2 map unlocalized gcontig_1105316255037, whole genome shotgun sequence:
- a CDS encoding hypothetical protein (encoded by transcript BEWA_038610A), whose product MEMVAEAMISCGSIGIAKNKLYNRMAEYLQKRIVYFENQNLVCRIFDALSLVNVPQYGLYNQVVTLAECIPNWLHLKHLISIARSGVKVGIVDDRIFRCIVFKAKDIPECTAEELVPVVKLSHNFASSLARDEDGLKRWYKFLFTILESLDERSSVDIENLMELLEGLVTIQVKTAQIEQLSARILQGAEDVNICKITALFGILGKVESEALFGTLERIIDESIQSLDGNQCSCLIWDMIAIGFPYNSLVLSKVVQRFNQLKPKNNEHLLSIISTMIKFNARGNPGEMLGKHWREFLKITQDYKDVSWHRESEDVEIIKGVARGIQGAQTFVREFPYTVDISIPVEELGGFSGGGRHASGTFGVVIPVEGQAGALEEALDTGPSPQELRSSPYSAPADSHSNAPVESSSYDPLGCVERKSEGAKEGQKIALFFYRRDQNPFVITIRPDGSHERRFNFYNQTR is encoded by the exons ATGGAAATGGTTGCTGAAGCCATGATTTCATGCGGTAGCATTGGTATTGCAAAAAACAAATTGTACAATAGAATGGCTGAATATTTACAAAAGAGAATTGTCTACTTTGAGAACCAAAATTTGGTTTGCAGAATTTTTGATGCTCTGAGTCTCGTAAATGTTCCACAGTATGGACTTTACAATCAGGTTGTTACTCTGGCGGAATGTATACCAAATTGGCTGCACTTGAAACACCTCATTTCTATCGCAAG GTCCGGAGTAAAGGTTGGTATTGTGGACGACAGAATCTTTCGTTGCATTGTCTTCAAGGCAAAGGATATCCCCGAATGTACAGCAGAAGAGCTTGTCCCAGTTGTTAAACTATCGCATAATTTCGCCAGCAGCCTGGCCAGAGATGAAGATGGGCTAAAGAGATggtacaaatttttgtttacCATTTTAGAGAGCCTGGATGAAAGATCTAGCGTGGATATAGAGAATTTGATGGAGTTATTAGAAGGTCTGGTAACGATTCAAGTCAAAACTGCACAAATTGAACAACTTTCTGCCCGGATACTACAAGGGGCTGAGGATGTCAACATTTGCAAGATTACAGCTCTTTTTGGTATACTAGGAAAGGTAGAGTCTGAGGCTCTCTTTGGCACACTAGAACGAATAATTGATGAGAGTATACAGTCGCTAGATGGTAACCAGTGCTCATGTCTAATTTGGGACATGATAGCCATTGGATTCCCCTACAACTCTCTGGTTCTCAGCAAAGTTGTCCAGAGATTTAACCAACTAAAGCCGAAAAACAATGAACATCTTCTCTCG ATTATATCAACAATGATAAAGTTCAATGCAAGGGGAAATCCGGGGGAAATGCTGGGTAAGCACTGGAGGGAATTTCTCAAGATTACGCAAGACTACAAGGACGTTTCATGGCACAGAGAGTCTGAGGACGTGGAAATCATCAAGGGCGTTGCTAGGGGAATACAAGGAGCCCAGACTTTTGTCAGGGAATTTCCATACACTGTCGACATTTCTATACCAGTAGAGGAACTTGGAGGATTCTCTGGCGGTGGAAGACACGCTAGTGGAACTTTTGGTGTCGTAATTCCGGTAGAAGGTCAAGCAGGAGCTCTGGAAGAAGCGCTAGACACCGGACCTTCTCCACAAGAGCTCCGCTCTAGCCCCTATTCTGCACCTGCTGACAGCCATTCTAATGCACCTGTGGAATCTTCGTCTTATGATCCGTTGGGATGTGTAGAGCGGAAATCTGAAGGTGCCAAGGAAGGCCAAAAAATCGCTCTCTTTTTCTACCGCCGTGACCAGAACCCATTCGTCATCACAATCCGCCCAGACGGAAGCCACGAGCGCAGGTTCAACTTTTACAATCAGACCAGGTAA